A single genomic interval of Camelina sativa cultivar DH55 chromosome 11, Cs, whole genome shotgun sequence harbors:
- the LOC104724311 gene encoding uncharacterized protein LOC104724311 gives MLKFLSKVRIEFNTLDPRLASCVEFLAQCNARKAKESNPNCQVLVKRRTDEQPPQITVTFVNGVEEAFDAAATSAQSIRKMILDKGNYLETEQMFREAGEQWPVLIPDEEILQEAPGVKPRKAEDKK, from the exons ATGTTGAAGTTTCTATCAAAAGTAAGAATTGAGTTCAACACATTGGATCCGAGACTCGCGTCTTGTGTTGAGTTCTTGGCTCAGTGCAATGCAAGGAAGGCCAAAGAGTCGAATCCGAATTGTCAGGTTTTGGTGAAACGTAGAACAGATGAGCAGCCGCCGCAGATCACTGTCACCTTTGTGAATGGTGTTGAGGAAGCTTTTGATGCAGCTGCAACATCTGCTCAGTCGATTCGAAAGATGATTCTTGATAAAGGTAATTATCTTGAGACAGAGCAGATGTTTCGTGAAGCTGGTGAGCAGTGGCCTGTGCTTATCCCTGATGAAGAGATTCTCCAAGAGGCTCCTGGTGTTAAG CCGAGAAAAGCAGAAGACAAGAAGTAA
- the LOC104724312 gene encoding NAC domain-containing protein 92 has product MDYQASRICEMVEDEEQIDLPPGFRFHPTDEELITHYLKQKVFNTFFSATAIGEVDLNKIEPWDLPWKAKMGEKEWYFFCVRDRKYPTGLRTNRETEAGYWKATGKDKEIFKGKSLVGMKKTLVFYKGRAPKGVKTNWVMHEYRLEGKYSIENLPQTAKNEWVICRVFQKRADGTKIPMSMLDSRINNRIEPAGLPLLMDCSQQDSFPGSSSTHVTCFSDQENEDKSLVHESKDGSGSLFYSDPLFLQDNYSLMKMLLDGQETQFPGRSFDGHNPSVLAGAEELDCVWNF; this is encoded by the exons ATGGACTACCAGGCATCAAGAATCTGCGAAATggtagaagatgaagaacagatTGATCTACCACCAGGATTCAGATTTCACCCTACTGATGAAGAACTCATAACCCACTACCTCAAGCAAAAGGTTTTCAACACTTTCTTCTCTGCTACTGCCATTGGTGAAGTTGATCTCAACAAGATCGAGCCTTGGGACTTACCTT GGAAGGCTAAGATGGGGGAGAAAGAATGGTATTTCTTTTGTGTAAGAGACCGGAAATATCCAACCGGTTTAAGGACAAACCGGGAAACAGAAGCCGGTTATTGGAAAGCCACAGGTAAAGACAAAGAGATTTTCAAAGGGAAATCACTTGTTGGTATGAAGAAAACTTTGGTTTTCTATAAAGGAAGAGCTCCTAAAGGAGTAAAAACCAATTGGGTCATGCACGAGTATCGTTTAGAAGGCAAATACTCTATTGAAAACCTTCCCCAAACAGCtaag AACGAATGGGTTATATGTCGTGTATTCCAGAAACGTGCCGATGGTACAAAGATTCCAATGTCAATGCTTGATTCTCGCATTAATAACCGAATTGAACCTGCCGGTTTACCTTTGTTGATGGATTGTTCTCAACAAGACTCTTTCCCCGGTTCGTCCTCAACTCACGTGACCTGCTTCTCCGACCAAGAAAACGAAGACAAGAGTCTTGTCCACGAGTCCAAAGACGGTTCTGGTTCTCTGTTTTATTCTGATCCTCTGTTTCTACAAGACAACTATTCCCTAATGAAGATGTTGCTTGACGGTCAAGAAACTCAATTTCCCGGTAGATCTTTCGACGGTCATAACCCGTCCGTTTTAGCCGGTGCGGAGGAATTGGATTGCGTTTGGAACTTTTGA